The following proteins come from a genomic window of Aspergillus luchuensis IFO 4308 DNA, chromosome 3, nearly complete sequence:
- a CDS encoding CAIB/BAIF family enzyme (COG:I;~EggNog:ENOG410PFKD;~InterPro:IPR023606,IPR003673;~PFAM:PF02515;~go_function: GO:0008410 - CoA-transferase activity [Evidence IEA]), with amino-acid sequence MAGSSAVDYSPVREAGRIFSYLCDQAEQLDLPKEVTEGKDAVSFSSTHDEVYFPIPFKETETLAALKGVEGSVAGAIADLRYGPSEHRRNVNISLERATAFGCQAYMAKVDGLSKLDPEVKKKLKDTDLLAAQSNGYRRMSANLYKTKNDNEYFHIHGSLEATTTLNMIGLEGQRPDLTDYEEIIKVIESHVQKYSAAELEEMNRERRQAGVTAFKYEDFKKTPHGALNVQQPPWKVSRLNGDLPPTPFPASRNGSKRVLEGVKVLELCRIIAGPTVARILAEYGADVLKITSPNLSDVPFFQVDGNMGKHAADLDLKSEAGRRQFEELVADADVVVDGYRPGALEKLGYGPNALATLAEKRGKGIVYVNENCFGYEGEWAGRPGWQQIADCVTGIAWAQGQFMGLSTPVVPPFPISDYGTGCMGAIAALTGLYNRAKYGGSYHGKASLMHYDLLLFAVGQYSEAMQEKMRAAQPAEFFKLRHCDSVDRISSTVLKIMQARFPHLYRAPEEAGAEAFTEKWFSKAYNADIEIVRPIAEIEGVDNSFVRSSRPNGTDAANWEDFEKDVDSRKA; translated from the exons ATGGCGGGATCTTCCGCGGTGGACTATTCACCAGTTCGCGAAGCTGGGCGCATCTTTTCTTATCTCTGTGATCAAGCTGAGCAGCTCGATTTACCTAAAGAAGTGACTGAGGGCAAGGATGccgtttctttctcttcaacaCATGACGAAGTTTACTTTCCAATTCCTTTTAAGGAAACCGAGACGCTTGCTGCCCTTAAGGGTGTTGAGGGTTCCGTAGCCGGTGCTATTGCAGACCTCCGCTATGGACCTTCTGAACACAGGCGCAATGTCAACATAAGTCTTGAACGGGCGACTGCGTTCGGCTGCCAGGCTTATATGGCTAAGGTCGACGGGCTGTCCAAGTTGGACCccgaggtgaagaagaagctcaagg ATACCGACTTGCTTGCAGCCCAATCCAATGGCTACCGCCGGATGTCGGCGAACCTCTACAAGACCAAGAACGACAACGAGTACTTCCACATCCACGGCTCGTTGGAGGCCACCACAACGCTCAACATGATTGGCCTGGAAGGGCAGCGTCCCGACCTGACAGACTACGAGGAGATCATCAAGGTCATTGAGAGCCACGTGCAAAAGTACAGCGCCgcagagctggaagagatgaACAGAGAAAGACGACAGGCGGGTGTGACCGCATTCAAATATGAGGATTTCAAGAAGACCCCACAT GGAGCACTCAACGTCCAACAGCCTCCGTGGAAAGTCAGCCGTCTGAATGGAGACTTGCCGCCGACCCCATTCCCAGCCAGCCGCAACGGCAGCAAGAGAGTCCTCGAAGGTGTCAAGGTTCTGGAGCTATGCCGCATCATTGCCGGCCCTACTGTTGCACGTATCCTAGCCGAATACGGTGCGGACGTGCTAAAGATCACCAGCCCCAACCTCTCCGATGTCCCTTTCTTCCAAGTTGACGGCAACATGGGCAAGCACGCCGCCGACCTGGACCTCAAGAGTGAAGCGGGTCGCCGCCAGTTCGAGGAGCTCGTGGCCGATGCCGACGTTGTCGTGGACGGGTACCGCCCTGGCGCGCTTGAAAAGCTGGGCTATGGCCCCAATGCTCTTGCTACTTTGGCTGAGAAGCGCGGCAAGGGCATTGTGTACGTCAACGAAAATTGTTTCGGTTATGAAGGAGAGTGGGCCGGCCGTCCTGGCTGGCAGCAGATCGCCGATTGC GTCACCGGTATCGCCTGGGCTCAAGGTCAATTCATGGGCCTCTCCACCCCTGTcgtcccccccttccccatctccgACTACGGCACCGGCTGCATGGGCGCCATCGCCGCCCTGACTGGTCTCTACAACCGCGCCAAATACGGCGGTTCGTACCATGGCAAGGCGTCTCTCATGCACTACGACCTGCTTCTCTTTGCCGTGGGCCAGTACTCAGAGGCCATGCAAGAGAAAATGCGCGCCGCGCAGCCCGCAGAGTTCTTCAAGCTTCGTCATTGTGACAGCGTTGATCGCATCTCATCGACCGTTCTTAAGATAATGCAGGCACGTTTCCCTCACCTTTACCGTGCTCCTGAGGAGGCGGGCGCCGAGGCCTTTACGGAGAAATGGTTCTCTAAGGCGTACAATGCGGACATTGAGATTGTTCGCCCGATTGCAGAGATCGAGGGTGTCGATAACTCGTTTGTTCGGTCCAGTCGCCCCAACGGTACTGATGCAGCGAATTGGGAGGACTTTGAGAAGGATGTTGATAGCCGGAAGGCGTAG
- a CDS encoding uncharacterized protein (COG:S;~EggNog:ENOG410PQQ8;~InterPro:IPR032710), with protein sequence MSYTITTPPPTLLPPTSAAMISFLENFYRISDTESLHNEYVTNFTEDATLIMGSKVAKGLDEILTLRHGLWTHVARRKHTPERVYFGAERELMLYGTVKYVLRKDVEAGKPDEEIEVPWAGRVVFDEKVEKMRFYQVYLDPTAQGGKK encoded by the exons ATGAGCTACACAATCACCACCCCCCcacccaccctcctcccccccaccAGCGCCGCCATGATCTCCTTCCTGGAGAACTTCTACCGCATCAGCGACACCGAATCCTTGCACAACGAATACGTGACGAATTTCACCGAAGATGCGACGCTCATTATGGGCTCGAAGGTTGCGAAGGGGTTGGATG AAATCCTCACCCTCCGCCACGGCCTCTGGACCCACGTCGCGCGCCGCAAACACACCCCCGAGCGGGTGTATTTCGGCGCGGAGCGAGAACTCATGCTGTATGGGACGGTGAAGTATGTGCTGAGGAAGGATGTGGAGGCTGGAAAGCctgatgaggagattgaggtgCCTTGGGCGGGGAGGGTCGTGtttgatgagaaggtcgagaAAATGCGGTTTTATCAGGTTTATTTg GATCCGACGGCGCAGGGTGGGAAGAAATAA